CTATCCAAGGATCTAGATATTGAGTATCAATCGGTGCATAACTCAGCCTGTCAAGGCCTCCTTAGCCTTACTAGCCAATTCTGGTTTGGATCCAACTTTCCGGAGCAAGTTCAAGATCATAGTTTTGTTTATAAATATGGCTGGCTCACTCATAGGTCATAATAGCAAATCTGAGCAAGTAGGGCTGAATCAATGCAAGAAGTATAAGATATTGTCATTTTTACGTTGTTCATGCTTTCAGTTTCCATATTTAGCGTAAGCTGCTGAAAAAATGGGCGCAGCCTAAGCTTTCCTTCCATAATTGCGCCAAAAAGTGCCTTATTTTGCATAAAAGTCagcaaattgtaaaaaaaaaaaaatagccgTCACATGTTGCGTTTGGGATTGTATTACTCACTTATAGGCAATTTGTTTTCGCCATAAAAGttaaaacaagaacaagataCAAAATATGGACCTCTTGAAGGTGATGGTGAACCCCAATTTTGAGAACCCATTATCTATCGTCGACACAAAAACGGCTGAAGTTGAAGGCATTGAAACCAATTGCCAATTGCCAAACACGTTTCATTTTTCGTTATAGTTTTAAAGACTATGCCTTAATGCTTTTTCAAgagatggaaaaaatgaataacctTCTGTTGCAATACTTAGAAAAGTACAATCAACTTTCTCACTCTATCTAGAAGCAGCGATTAATCAAGAAGTCTAATGTATTTTTTACCATAGTAAGTAAAGTCATTTATTgatctgtttttcttttttgtgtgtatTTACAACATACCCATCTAGTGATACGACTAAATGCAATTATTTCACATCGTGATATAGGAATATTTCATTAAGCTAAATTGCATATTTCGTTACACAAATCAGTGTTGCACAACTGTGAATGCCAAGCGTTGATTTTTGACTAATCCTGGCAGtcttcaagttcaaggttTCTCATGAGAGAACAGCATTATTTTATGTAAAACTGTATGTACAACTTAAAACTTAATTGCAAGTTCGCTTAGGGGTTCTTTGAATAAAACGTGTGTGAAAAAGGGTCCCTTGAGTGTATTGTGTGTTTAAATGTAGAATACCGGCACCAATGGTTAGGTTTGATTGGAGGTCACTCTTTTTTGATTAGAGGATCGCTCATTTCTGAAGCTATTGCATTTAGAACCAAGATTCGAGTTTCATGTATGCTGCATTGATCATTTCTGGAGTTTGTACAGGTGTTTAACTTTTTAGAGCCTGTCTTCCATTGCCAAGCTTGGTTCTTAGGCCATAGCAATCTGGATAGGTAGAGATGTGGTTTGGCCGCCAGATGATCCAGTTGTGGTAAGGATCAAATTGGGAGCAATCGTTGTGAGCGAGGGTCGCTCTTTCATGATACGTTTCCCATGACGATATTCATGCTTGACCAAATGGTCGGATCGGACGAATCGATGACCGCAAATGGCACAAGCGAATTTCTTTTCACCGGAATGGGCTCGACGATGTCGGGAGAGCTCGTCAGAGCGGGCAAATCTCTTATCACAGCCTTCTACAGGACAACTGTAGGGGCGTTCACCTGTGAAGAAAGATGAATTCATGAATAATCGGTCACCTTGTTCTTCTGAGGTTAATAATAAACTCTCGCCAAAGAATGAAGCAATCTTATGAAGCTTGACTAATGCTACTCTTACCAGTATGATTTCGATAATGAGCCTTGAGATGAGACGATTTCAGATAGGTCTTGTCGCAATCGGGGAAATCGCAAACGAAGGAGCGTTCACGGGTatctttctcatttttcctCGGCTTGATCATTTTGTAGAATTTGGGCAAGTTCTGAGCGGTCACACTTAGAGTTGAGGTTGATTTGGCGCCATTACTGTGAGTGGCTGGCGCCAAAACGATCATAGCTGGAACCATTTGGACGTTATCCAAACAGAACGTCATTGAGTTCGAATTGGGACTTGGGGACCGGTCCCGCGATTCAGACGGCGAAGAAGAGCGAGGCGAACTTACAAGTGGAGTCATCATAGTTGCAACAGTGGCTCTGACTGGCCTATCATTGGCCACAGCTTTGGGTGGGGCTATCACAGATCCGTTGAGGAGAACGGACGGACAATTGGGCCCACATGTTGTGGCAGTGTTGGGAGAAGGACACGCCTTTGTCATCTTGGATAACACGGCTTGAGTCACATCCTTGGGAGCAAGACCCTTCTCCGAATTCGTCGGGGCTTGTCCGGCCTCCAAGATCACAGATCTCTGTTTGAGCAGCGGGTCCAAAGCCAGATTCTGTTCCCCCGCGGCAGTGAAGTAGTCCAGTTCCACAGAGGAGCTGGGGGATGGGGGAAGGAGAATCGTTCTTGGAGTGTCCTTGGTTAAACAGAGAGGTTCCATCTGCATGGGTTCGGGGATGGCATGGCGAGCAAAGGCGCCACTGGCGACGAACAAACCCTCACGGTCCGTGTTCTTAGTGACCACAAAGATCTCTTGTTTGCGTAAGTATCCAGACTCTTGTGGAAAGTCTTGAGCCATGGGGGCATCGTAGACCACATCCCCTCCCGAGGAGGCTTGTGATCGAAAATTTCCCTCAGAATCAGATTTAGCTGATTCGTCGCCCTCACTGGAGGGTGAATCCGGAGGTGTGTCCATCACGTTCGAAGGTTCGTCCACGCTATCCTTTTTCATGGTCTCCAATGCAATGATCAATTTCTGAAgaggggaagaaaaaaaataagtatCAAGATAACGCTTCCAGAAAAGAGTGAAGAACAACAACTTGTTTGTGCAAAGACCATTAATGAAAGGGGAAAAATACTTCTGGATGCCAAAGTCAAGGCTATCTTCAGGGGTTACGTCACCCATCAAGTTGCCAAAGGCAATAATTATACTCAAGGTCAATGTACCTTATGGCCAAAGTCACTCTCGTAGTCCTCGGAATCATCACATACCGATGAAGGGGGCGTGAGAGCCCAAGATCCTTCATGGCTTTGTTCCGTCAATCGGGTCGATGACGCTGAGATGTTCGCTTCCCAGCGCCGCTTCAGACATTTGATCGACATGTCGAAAACACAATCTGAAATGAGGATACTTTTATGTACTCATTTGTGTAGGAGACCTTGATGGCCCAGAAATGTGTATGCGGAAGATACAATATACGTATATAGTGACCGTTTCAATTGTAAACAAGCGAACCTTTGTAGATAGGCGGTTAGCAATCCATAAAGTGTTTGTCACTTGTTCGGCCTTTCATTGCAATTGAGGTGTGCCGTTAACAAATGCTTACTTTCAACTGAACTATCTTAACTGAATGTCGGAAATACTTATAGAGTTGCACAAACAGTCATCACGCTGAGCCAACGTGATCTACCGCCCTACATAGAAGTTGTTCAGTTCACTGATTGCAATCATGGGAGAGCTTCTACGTAAACGGCAACAACTACCCCACCAACCGCTTCGTGTTGTCAACTGAGACTCGATTTTCCTGCCCTCACTCCTCGATCTTCGTAAGGTCCAAATGTCCATTGcactttgatcttgaatgagTTAGACTAACTTTGTATTCCATTCATTTGAAGCGTGCTCTATGTTCCTAATTGTGTAAGGGTGGAGGATGCATTTTCATGCCTCATGTTGCGCACATGAAGGTCAAAGGTTGCGAAAATTCTGACGAAATCTAGGATTCACACTGCGAGCGTAAAGAGATCGGATGGGCTCGTGTACCTGACTGGGTAGCTATTGGCCATGCATGTCTAGAATGATATTTCCTCCACGCGTTATGTATAACACCGCGTTCAATGCAGACACAAAAATAGTCGTACTTTGGAGCTTAAAATCACCTCCTTCACTTTCTTGAGCCTGGTTACATGCACTCAATATTTTATTCGATATCGcttcactcactcattcaccaTTCACCATTCACTCAACATGGACCTTGCTCAGGAACTTGTTGGCCAGGCAACTTGTCATAATCTGAACTTGGACTGAGGATGGGTGGGTAAACCAAATTGTTTCCAAGGGTGGATTGACAGTATGGTGAATTCTGGTTCGAACCAGTTCAACTCACCCTGCTCAAATGTTGATGTCCGACTCACTTTCCTTCTCGCTTCAAATCAATGGTTATAGGTCAAAAATTGGGGAAAAATCTTCAATAATCTTCTTTCACCGTTATCGAGTCAAAGGATCGTGCCTCACTGGCCATTGAGTATGCAATGTGTACGTACTCAAAGCAAGTATCTCGAGTCCAGTCCAACGGAGAGAGATCTGATGCAAAAAACGCTTGAAAATAACGAACGATCACGCCGACACCGAGTGATACTCAGACTTCCAACCAGATCGGGGTCCGCGGGAATCCACAAATACGACGACTGCATGCAACACTGTCTCCAGTAGAGACACAGAATTCAAGTTACGAGTGGACGCATTAGATTAGGATGCGTCCTCTCCTAAAAAATGTGAGACCGTCCAGAAACAGTATCATGAGCTATACTGGCTATACTTTTGGATCACTTAAGTAAGTCGTCAGCATTTATTATACATTTTCCTCACACGACGAAGAAGTTCAACTAGTCCGACTAATTAGAACTTGCAGAGGGTATTATGTGCAGAGTGAACTCTAGCAATGAAAGCTGGATATCCATTTTTTCTGCGCAACCCGATGCTGATGGAGTACGATGGGTACTCACTCGGCTCTCTTGACGGTCGAGATTGACGTAGTAATTCACTGCCTTCAGACAGTATTGTATCCTAGTACTACATGTATGCACCCGCTTGAGTGCACTGCGGAGATGTTCTAGGTCGCTCGCCGAGGACAAGGACGCGATCACGAGTTGATAACGTGCTTTGTAAAAAAACGATCCCCTTCATTGTTCTGACTTCTGTGTACTGTTCAGCCCTCGAATGCGTTTACCAGTCCCTCGAAATGGCGTGGTCCGTACTTCATGGATTGGTCCTTCCTTTGACGTCACGCGCCTTTATCGTGATTTTGTGCTATAGTTAGATAATTGAAGCGACATgattgaaaccaatttttggcccaaaactgGTCTTTTTGGCATTGTCCGCTTTTATTTGACGAATTTTCCTGCTTTGCTCGCAAGCTTTGGGTCTCTTCTCATCAAACTTCAACGAGCGCGAGTGTCTCGGAGACGGTTTAATATTGTGGTCGTCGAAGATGATGCTGGGGAAGCTTTGTTATTGCTCCGATAAGGAAGACAAGGATTGCTTATTGCAAGCCAATGGATGTCCGTGCTAACAAGGGTGATCATTGGGTAATAACTTTCTTAACATTCTGGCATTAGTTTACTCTCTTGGAACCCTTAGAGTGACATTGATGAAGGCGGCATTATCAAGGTCACATTATTTTGAGCAGGGACCAGGGGAGTTTCAAACACTTCTTTAATTAAAAACTCATTCCTAGATGATGGCAAAATCGTAACTTTAGTTTGATAGTGGAATTCAAGCCCTTTGAGGGGCAATTTAAGAAAAGCAGGTTTATATTCCAATTTTGACACCCTATAATGGCAGTAAAACTGGCttcaatcgattttttttgttatttgagACAACAGAGCCAATCTTGGGCCCTATGAGACCCAAAATAGTTTTCATGAACGAAACTTTTTTATGATATCAAAATTAGTGGTTGCTTTATtaacaacatatttttgtcCTTTTGATTTGGTCAACTCGCCCATATACCATTTCAAGTGCAATTGTTAATGGCCTACCATTCCAAAAAGCAACAGTTCTTTCTTAGTTGTCCAAAACGGACATATGTCATAACAGATTGCAATTACACAAATGTCTTTTCGACCCCAGGATATTAGGAGGAACAAGTTGTGAAATTGCATGTGGAATATTGTACATCGTATCACTAATTTGATGGCGTCAAATAGATACATCTTCGAAATCACAAATAGAGAGACTTAAAAGAATTACAAGCAAACAATCTTTAACCATTGATTGTCATTGATTTGCACAAAAGTCAACAAAGTCGAAGATATCAGGGGAAATATAGAGTATCTCGTTTTTAAAGTAACTGTCTAAAAGTCACGATAGAAAGTCTGATCTTTCGAGGATTTTGGATCCGGATCGAATGAGTGTTGAATACATGAACTTAGACTCTAGATTATCTATGTAGGTCAAATTAACACTCTTGGCAATCTATTAAAAGCATTGTTTACTATTCCTCAATATAGATGATAAACGAAGTTTGTCAGAAACGATACAATTTGAAGTACGGTTTGAAGCACATAGAACCCGTTTTGCAGGGATTATCGTGCTTAAATTCTGGTAGATTTTTAATGGAAATATGTGAACGATACACTATTGGGAAACAATGCCTGTGTTTCCCCTTTTTTCATCACATTCCAAAACGACAAAAACGGTTTTAAAAATTATCAGGTGTTGTCAAAGCAGGATAATATCTCATTTAGTTTTAGATGTGGGCTCTCAATGAACCATCGTCAATGATTGTTGTTGGAAACTTGGTCTGCAATTAATTAGAACGTTTGTACGGCATTGTGTACGAAAACATCCAACCTATGCACTGAAAAGTTTTAGCGGTTTATTTTAATGTTTCCTTTCCCACCATGAACTTCAAAGTACAAATAGAATAAGCCAACACACTTGTGCTTTGTCGGTTTGTACCTTTCAATGCTCATCGAAGCATAGCTAATAATTCGCACGAAGAATACCTATTTAACCACATACTAATGTATCAACTGCAGATgatcaagtattttttttttgtacccgTCAGATTGAGATAAGGTTATTAAAAAAGCAGTAGATCTTGCAATTCAAATAGAAACTTTGATCTGGTAGTAACAAGATTTATTGccagcatttcaagacaagCCCTCGTACTTTTCTCCGGCACAATTTGCCTCTGCCAAGTATGAAACTAACGCATTGTCACGTTCGTAAGGCATGATACCTACAATTGAACATACTACGACACTTTTCTTTGATACTGGCTTCCCTAAAGCTCGTAGAAGAACTGAGTCAATGAAAAACTCACAACGTAACTTCTAGATCAGTCTTCCTTCACTCTGGTCTCGTTGGGCTCCAGATCATTTCACTTGACCgcgttccatgttccaatgaaatgaaaatatttttcaatctttagaGACAATGATAGGAACAGACTAATTGGAAAAGTCGAGCTCTCAAGGATGAAGGTGACTTTTGTGACATTCTTAATTTGGTCACATGCCGGCAATAATGCGCTCCAAACAGTGAAGTTCACTCAACCTCGAAGAACACTACCCTAGCATACCTGCAAaactttggttgaaaatggcagggagcaaaatcaagataactTTGCGAATTTTCTTAGAATTTAGAATTTGATAACgtgtgaagaaaaaagcccCCTAGAATTCGTCACTTGTAGTCGTCTTACCTGCAATATATTCGGTAAAAGGAACCAGAACAGACCCCAAGGGGTCGGGGGACACGTGGGTAGGCTCAGATATGAGAGCTTGTTCCACCATCCAAAGAGTCAATGGTTTGAACTGGTTTGCGATGAGAAAAAAGTAATATCCTGTTGTAAATCACGGATAACACTTCATGAAGGGACAATCGTGGAACAAACAATGGAACGTACTGTGACGACAAACTGCTAGACTGATTTCATGTTTGGTTTGCTCAAAACCTCTTTGTGAGAGCAGGCCTGATTCCCTGGCTTAGTTAGTTAGTATATCCAGTTTTTTAATAATCTTGCACAAATGGATGCCAATAATTCTGGAGCTGTCAAGTGCAATTTCACTTTGCCTGGGGCTAAaataaatgtttgctttttgattttcaatgacacgaagctttcaatcaaaattagtATACGAAATCAAGACCATAATGGTTAATGTGCAATTGTATAGGAATTTATGATAAATAGGAGCAACATTGTAAATGAAAAGTAAGACAAAACATCAACCACAGTGAGGTGAGCAGAGGAGATGTAAGATTATGATTTACCGGTAAATGCTTGTGACTTGTGAAATGTCATAAAACTGAGGATACTCATGATTTACAAGAAAACGAGACTATTATCTACTGTTAAATGAAATTAATTGTGTGTTCAGGGACTTATTGCCGCATTTAGCTTCCCAAGTGGAATTGTGACgtttaaatcatattttacGAACGTACAGCGCAATTTCAATATCCTATCACTATCTTGGTTGAATAACCTACGACAATATGCAAGAGTATGTTGGGGTTTGCAAATAGACCTGTTTTAGTGCAACTTGGGCAGGTGCTCTGATGATAAATAGGAGCAATGATATATTTGAGAACAATTATGCTTTGTTAATTTCATTAAgctatttttcatcaaaaccgTATGGCTTTTGGTACGgcaataaaaaacaaattcaaatgattatCATTTTTGGTGCAATTCACTTGAGCAAAAACGAATTGGTTTCTTTCGCCAATCGAAATTGACTAATCCAGATCCAGAGTCATCCTCGTCCTAATCAGTCTGGTACCAAAATGGACCAGAACTCTGTAGCGCGTGGTAAATCCAAACCGGTCCCCGACTCCAGGAGATCGCAAAGCCCTGCCTGGCAGCAAGATTGCAGAGCCGCGTGAGCTGCGTGGCTATGGCATATTTTTACCCCACGATCTGACCCAAGACGTGATCATTGTATTGGAGCCCGGTTGGTACAGAAACCCAACCAATCGACCAGCGTGGAATCACAggcctccacctcctccaaaGAGACTAGTTAACCAGCCTCTGACATCACACACCTCTTCCAAGTAACCCACTGCCCAACTACTACGTTGTTAGCCATGAGCGCAGTCCCAGAACAATGAGTAACTCCGATGCTTGTGCGCGACACTAATACAGTACATGCTAAAATGTTTGGGCTGgttgacaatcaaattggacCCTGCTTTCTGTTGATCATGCTTCGTTGCTGTGATTCCGAAGCAAGTTTATACATAAACGAGTGACGTCCTGTCCTGTCTCCAGATGGGTCTCAGTACAGTACATTGAAACGTTGTCTTGATTTTCTGTCTGTACTCCTTACTCTCATCTCGGTATTGCCGGATGAGGGCCTAACGAAATGAGCGAGTCTAGATTTTCGAAAAACGAAAACCTCAATTAGACAATTGCGTAACAGCTATTCTCTCGATGTCGATGATTTCGCACAAGGTCGTTTGAGTCTTTCATATCCAGAGTAGATATTGAACACACGTGTGAGTGTCCTTGAACAACTACTCTGTGATAACTTCAAATAACTCACCATTTCGAAAAGAAATTTAATATTGTTATCCACTGGTtcgttttttctttgatttttgacaacactcattagcaaaaaatattgaccctGAAATGCATAATGGGTTACGCTAAATCAATCTGTAAAAAATGATAACTGAGATTATTCTCGAGGGGATGAATGCCCTCCTCATTTCTAATCAACGTTTTTTGTTAACTTACGGGTGCTATTTGAACCATCTTTCCCATATGTATGTGTGATACTTTGCAAGCTCTAAATCCAAAACATACCTTATTgtacaaaaagtcaaaacgCCAATCGCATTTCCAAGCAATGTGCTACTGAGAGGGTGACTTAAGTGGTTGGAAAACTCGACACTATGGGTTACTTTGCTTGGTCCATTTTGTTACCAAATAATGACAAAGACTTGAAGGCGCCATATCGAAGAGCATTTTGACGCAACATGTGAGCACTCTTCTTTTGGATGGttgatcaagaaaaataaGTCGTTATTCAAATTACTCGAATATGACAGGATAATGTGACTCAATGGACCAAAAGTAACGACAAGGTGCCAAGCCAGCATACCATGCTTAGACAAAATTTGTTAATTAGTCTAAATTGCCGCATTGTTTGAATGTAcaggattttgatttttagcCATGATAGTTTTACGTGGTCAAATCTATACGAAAAATGACAGCCTTAAAAAAATTATAACATAATTCTTCTGATTGATTAAAATTCGGTTCCACAGCGCTGGATTACAAGGTGGCGACAGGAGCACTAGGAGTTCTGTAGCCCTGAAAACAAACATCGGAAGCGTAGGAACTGAATAATAATACACCCTTAACTCAtaaaaattttgcttttccattGAGAATCACAATTGcacctctttgaatttgggcaGATGTTAGGTAGCGTTTGGGCCAGGAGGCCagcaaggcggatgtacggtacagcagaatTTGCATTCAAAAGCTTGACTCGACCCTTCAGTAATTAGTACTGATGATGTTTGTCCAGATGCTTTTCCTCCACAGAATGTAAGAAAGCAGAAATTCAGGATCTGCAACGGAATTGCTGACTGCTTTTCCGTTCCTTGACATTCCTTATAAAATgttaaacaaaagaaaaagttttaaaagaGACGAGACCAACTTTCTCGAAGCCATCAGTAGCCGCCTCTGCTCGGGAAAAGCGTGGCATTCGTGGCAAATTTGTATAAGGTGGCGTGTTATCGAATTGTGATAAAATTCGTCCTAGTATGGAGGTTGGGTGGTTGCAGGCGAAGGTTATATTGAATGANNNNNNNNNNNNNNNNNNNNNNNNNNTTGTGATAAAATTCGTCCTAGTATGGAGGTTGGGTGGTTGCAGGCGAAGGTTATATTGAATGATATGCGCAGACTTCAGATGTGTTTTTACATATTTTAGTATCAAATTGCCACTACTAGTAATTCATTGCTGTTATCTCCGGCCACCCTGGAAATATCAAACAGAAGCGACCCTAAGGCTATACGTATATGTACGTGCAAGGACGACGTCAacactggacagagacggtagggtgggggaaacgtaacttttatccagatgaactAAATGctttttccttcacacaagttaAGCTTTAGTTAGTTCAGAAAGctttcgccaattttgaccccAGTCAAAAGCTatgaggtcctgaaactcagtacgagttgggcagaaaatgacttgcttagcaccaccttgttaagatcttaccaacgtggtgctagccatagatttctagacactggatgtcggacgaccgaccactcggctggtcgtccgacatccagcgtctagaaggtctagaaatctatgttcTAGCTCACTCAATTTGCGCcctccctggtccgagttttaaatgctcataactttggagacagacgttcgattgagatcaaaactgaccatagctttctgaggctataattgagtcaTCTCAtgtaaaaagaaatgcatttgattgattggaattggaattattcattttcccccaacgccgtcgctgtccagtggtgaagtcgtccgTGGGACGTGCAACCTCAATAAAACGTAAATGTTTGGTCTAGGTTTAACTCCTTATATTTCGACTTACCTTACTGCTGATATCTAAAAAATATGGCTTGAACTATTTATTTTTCCTTAAGGTCTAAGAGAGATTAATGAAACTATCAAATAATTGGTTTATAATTCTTTACTTGTTTTTATTCTACTAAAGGTCTATATATGGACAGGGTTATTGATCccttctttttgctctttttgcaCTTTAGGGGTGCAACTAGTTATTTCATCACATTTCCTTGAGCATAGTTTGCCTATCTCCGCTCGTTGGAAGGATTGTTGCATGAGTAACATTTATCCAAACTATCCTCTGAGGTTTCTGGATATCCATTTGGTAAAACTTTGAGAGGCACGATGCACAAACAACCCTTCAAGAATTGTCACGCCCTCCCGCAAATCCCTTTGACGAATTAGAGCCTCTGAGTTCCATTTTTAGAAACCTCTTCATTTTCACTCAACAAACAAAGGCCACACACAATTTACCAACTGAGCCTTTCAAGGGGATCGATAACTCTTAAGTGCACCATGATCAAGATTCAGGGTACCTTACTAATGTTTGCCAGCACGGGAACCTTTGTACCAAATATCGTGCGGATGGAGCCTCCGAGCTCTTTCTTACCTGTTGCGATTGTGGAGCACGAAAATTGCATgcttctcgttcttctttctttttagggCATTATTTGGGATCGAGGTCGATGAGGTCGTCTTTGGGATCACGGAATCTTTAGCGTTCCATGACGAAACAAATCACTTGAAAGCCATTGTTGTGGATGGTTGAGGTCATTGGTTCATAAGCTTGTTGAGTAGTATTGTATATTGTTTCCACCACTTCGACACAACCTTACGTGCATTATTAGAGTGTAGGTTGTAAGAAATAAAACCACACGAAAAAGACCAaagcacaaaatgaaaagtggAGAAATTGACTGGCGATAAGTAACAACGAAAAACGTTNNNNNNNNNNNNNNNNNNNNNNNNNNNNNNNNNNNNTGCATTATTAGAGTGTAGGTTGTAAGAAATAAAACCACACGAAAAAGACCAaagcacaaaatgaaaagtggAGAAATTGACTGGCGATAAGTAACAACGAAAAACGTTCACCCAATCACAACTTTACGGACAGTATCCTCTGATATGAATCCGCAATATCTACTTTCTCTTGTACTTCTTTCTGAACATCCAACAAGATGACGCTTAAAAACACATTAGCAAGGAAATATGGAATGAATAAcgtaaacatgttcaaatcaagATCATTGAACGTTTGATCTTTTGCTGCTCATGGGGTTTAGACTCGTGTTTACTAGAGTGTGGTTAATGCAAGAGTTTTGAGGTACATACTCATACCATATCAGATCGCAGATCTACTGTAAGTCTCAACCAATATCATTAGTCTCTGCTCACTATAGTACGAACTTAAAACCCCAAAGGAGAGGTTGTCCATTTTTCCATTCTGCTTGGCCCCTCAGCCCGCCTTTTCAAGAGAACCAGATAGGCACTACTACTTTGATGTTGGAGAAGGATCATAGTAAGTAGCCTTCTGGCCAAGGAACTCATGACGTGGGTAGAACAGTTTCTCAGCACCGGAAGATTCATATCAGCACACTATCTTGTGGGCGAGAAACTTTCAATCGACTACACTAGTTGAATCCCTGTGAGTGATATTTCCTTGTCATGACCTGTAGGCAAACGTTTGAATTCAATCTGACATCCGTGCACCCGTGTAACACGTACAGTAAATTCGTTTGTACGTGAAGCGTACTACGTCAGTTTCTAGGTATCTAGTGCAGTTCGTGTGTATGTGTTGCAAACACCCCAAAAGCGCATGACAAGTCTCGTGGTTGAGTAATGTCGTCTTGTCATGTATTGCACGGCATTCTCGGCACAATGGTTACTAGTTCGTCTTGGACCGAAACCCATCCCAAGAGGCTCTCGTTTGCCAGGGAACAAGGCGAGGAAAGAAGTCAGTGGAGCAAGTAAATCATAATGGTTCACGGAGTGGGACCACTCG
This Tigriopus californicus strain San Diego chromosome 7, Tcal_SD_v2.1, whole genome shotgun sequence DNA region includes the following protein-coding sequences:
- the LOC131883513 gene encoding Krueppel-like factor 5 isoform X2, producing the protein MDIWTLRRSRSEDCVFDMSIKCLKRRWEANISASSTRLTEQSHEGSWALTPPSSVCDDSEDYESDFGHKKLIIALETMKKDSVDEPSNVMDTPPDSPSSEGDESAKSDSEGNFRSQASSGGDVVYDAPMAQDFPQESGYLRKQEIFVVTKNTDREGLFVASGAFARHAIPEPMQMEPLCLTKDTPRTILLPPSPSSSVELDYFTAAGEQNLALDPLLKQRSVILEAGQAPTNSEKGLAPKDVTQAVLSKMTKACPSPNTATTCGPNCPSVLLNGSVIAPPKAVANDRPVRATVATMMTPLVSSPRSSSPSESRDRSPSPNSNSMTFCLDNVQMVPAMIVLAPATHSNGAKSTSTLSVTAQNLPKFYKMIKPRKNEKDTRERSFVCDFPDCDKTYLKSSHLKAHYRNHTGERPYSCPVEGCDKRFARSDELSRHRRAHSGEKKFACAICGHRFVRSDHLVKHEYRHGKRIMKERPSLTTIAPNLILTTTGSSGGQTTSLPIQIAMA
- the LOC131883513 gene encoding Krueppel-like factor 5 isoform X3, producing MQFSCSTIATDCVFDMSIKCLKRRWEANISASSTRLTEQSHEGSWALTPPSSVCDDSEDYESDFGHKKLIIALETMKKDSVDEPSNVMDTPPDSPSSEGDESAKSDSEGNFRSQASSGGDVVYDAPMAQDFPQESGYLRKQEIFVVTKNTDREGLFVASGAFARHAIPEPMQMEPLCLTKDTPRTILLPPSPSSSVELDYFTAAGEQNLALDPLLKQRSVILEAGQAPTNSEKGLAPKDVTQAVLSKMTKACPSPNTATTCGPNCPSVLLNGSVIAPPKAVANDRPVRATVATMMTPLVSSPRSSSPSESRDRSPSPNSNSMTFCLDNVQMVPAMIVLAPATHSNGAKSTSTLSVTAQNLPKFYKMIKPRKNEKDTRERSFVCDFPDCDKTYLKSSHLKAHYRNHTGERPYSCPVEGCDKRFARSDELSRHRRAHSGEKKFACAICGHRFVRSDHLVKHEYRHGKRIMKERPSLTTIAPNLILTTTGSSGGQTTSLPIQIAMA
- the LOC131883513 gene encoding Krueppel-like factor 14 isoform X5 — protein: MSIKCLKRRWEANISASSTRLTEQSHEGSWALTPPSSVCDDSEDYESDFGHKKLIIALETMKKDSVDEPSNVMDTPPDSPSSEGDESAKSDSEGNFRSQASSGGDVVYDAPMAQDFPQESGYLRKQEIFVVTKNTDREGLFVASGAFARHAIPEPMQMEPLCLTKDTPRTILLPPSPSSSVELDYFTAAGEQNLALDPLLKQRSVILEAGQAPTNSEKGLAPKDVTQAVLSKMTKACPSPNTATTCGPNCPSVLLNGSVIAPPKAVANDRPVRATVATMMTPLVSSPRSSSPSESRDRSPSPNSNSMTFCLDNVQMVPAMIVLAPATHSNGAKSTSTLSVTAQNLPKFYKMIKPRKNEKDTRERSFVCDFPDCDKTYLKSSHLKAHYRNHTGERPYSCPVEGCDKRFARSDELSRHRRAHSGEKKFACAICGHRFVRSDHLVKHEYRHGKRIMKERPSLTTIAPNLILTTTGSSGGQTTSLPIQIAMA
- the LOC131883513 gene encoding Krueppel-like factor 14 isoform X4 — protein: MNCVFDMSIKCLKRRWEANISASSTRLTEQSHEGSWALTPPSSVCDDSEDYESDFGHKKLIIALETMKKDSVDEPSNVMDTPPDSPSSEGDESAKSDSEGNFRSQASSGGDVVYDAPMAQDFPQESGYLRKQEIFVVTKNTDREGLFVASGAFARHAIPEPMQMEPLCLTKDTPRTILLPPSPSSSVELDYFTAAGEQNLALDPLLKQRSVILEAGQAPTNSEKGLAPKDVTQAVLSKMTKACPSPNTATTCGPNCPSVLLNGSVIAPPKAVANDRPVRATVATMMTPLVSSPRSSSPSESRDRSPSPNSNSMTFCLDNVQMVPAMIVLAPATHSNGAKSTSTLSVTAQNLPKFYKMIKPRKNEKDTRERSFVCDFPDCDKTYLKSSHLKAHYRNHTGERPYSCPVEGCDKRFARSDELSRHRRAHSGEKKFACAICGHRFVRSDHLVKHEYRHGKRIMKERPSLTTIAPNLILTTTGSSGGQTTSLPIQIAMA